The following proteins are co-located in the Manihot esculenta cultivar AM560-2 chromosome 7, M.esculenta_v8, whole genome shotgun sequence genome:
- the LOC110618598 gene encoding uncharacterized protein LOC110618598 isoform X3 — protein MVLDIFISIFTEVIKEPIMEFVVVPIKRHISYPFTYKSKVEKLHHEAGKLKNRTVKLQQAVEEATRKGEEIYESVNKWLIDAGKAIEEAEECIQGEEQAKKRCFVGLCPDLKTRYQLSKKAEKKALAIHELANEGDLDSISFRPPLQQIVAPSVYAREGLNSRELFLEKVMDALLDPDLNMIGVYGLGGVGKTTLAKQVHRKAIEENLFDVVAMVAVNQTPELRRIQSEIADILGLKFDVEEIPGRANRLYERLKKELEKEKKVFIILDDIWKKLDLNAVGIPFGDVFKGCKILLTSRSQDVLSREMGTQKEFKLDVLQDEEARSLFEITVAGAKDSELPPIAAEIAKKCAGLPLLLLTVATDLRNRELYAWSDKLNQLSEFDNEEIYSKVHAILESSYNNLCSNEVKSFFLLCGLLGQSNIEIQSLLKYIVGLSLFKNISTVQGARNKVYSLIDTLKAQSLLLDGDMYGFVKIHDVVRDTALNIASREQHAFIVTSGMELVKFPNKDCTRISLPYCDIENLPEGWECPKAEALFLFTEVFCLGIPHQFFKGIRNLEVVDFTGIHFVSLPSSLAFLSNLHTLCLHRCQLDDLAIIGDLKQLRVLSFANSYVVELPRQIEQLARLKVLDVSNCSKLKMIPANALSKLSELEELYMSNSFVEWEADGNNASLAELEKLSQLTTSEMHILDDKILPKHLFSNGRLQTFRILIGDNWDWDDNYKTSRALKLKLKASIHSGYGIKVLLRETEDLCLDEVREAENLLYDIDGDGFPKLKHLRVQNNHAIQHIINSMKWAVCDAFPILKSLILENLMKLEKIYHGRLAAGSFNKLEILQVKNCQRLTHLFSLSAVKCLLQLQEMKVEDCPQMKAIVIDESESSNEVFEFNGLRSLNLRNLPNLRTFHSPLKIEEFLSERDDTTHLSFFSRTLKTLDMSDCSSMEEIILPEEFVEEKDERMNQILFPKLDKLTLWDLPKLIRFCTGYQIEFQSLRELNISKCYALMCLVPSVPHTGRMEKQNDTEMNQNQNQNQNAEIQSLFNRMVSFPNLERLSLFRINKLKRIWHSPLAANSFFKLKSLYVYDCHKLMVIFPSNVLERFRRMEELDVTNCVSLQEIYQLEEFNVDEAFELRRLNIHGLRSLKHVWRKDPQGVFNFQNLKSVEVLHCYVLNYLFPASIAEGLLQLEELTITWSGVVEIIAKAKDVEQASCYCFKFPQLTSLQLIYLSELRSWYSGTHIFECQKLTSLDVRNCYKITKFSSQEIQEESIQPLLFLEKMSPNLEELTLEHKDLIAIQQGQFFSKLKMLTFTNLQNKSRPFIIGFLERLYSVETILVEGHNTSKELFSYEGLAGEDEEHPRTLARVKNLKLQSVYNLKHIWDPDSALKPLLQYLETLTVFDCDSLINIAPSSSSFQNLATLEVSYCAGLTNLITASTAKSMVQLTKMTVRRCKMMTEIVTSDGDDHTEDEIINFDKLKCLELDYLPGLISFCSGNNAFNFPALENVTVNECSRMKIFAFGDLNTPKLRGILLGDQQRWEGNLNATLAEMTFCKYFKASEFPELWHDGMQGRLLRNVERLEVDKCAMYNKAIPSNVLVFLNKLEELEVKDCDSADEVFDLEGVSADDGLLPRLKKLQLTSLPMLRHLWIKDPIGIFEFKNLKWLHVGNCSSLRYIFTWSMALCLLQLEKIEIYNCKMIEVIIEMEEAADKMILLPSLKSVVLKYLPRFVKLCSGWSNVECPLLEEMSIHECPSLKNIFATQTPVNTIDEFHTSFLRKMFPNLKKFSLDKKSTITILGFQFPTGFFSKVKVLELSFFLNKYHVPLFSLLPIFSNLERLEVLDSSLDKLLPFEGLGGDQEDITTIPQIRDLKLYNVHDLKHIWNPDGQLHEPLFQSLETFEIEFCGNLIVLAPSSVSLGNLKTLKVYGCNTLANIFTSAAAKSMVQLKTLIVRSCNMLTAIIGGVQEDGSTDEIVFSKMKTLELEDLQNLKCFCLGSYTFKFPSLEQVDVFRCPKLRIFTVHQLSAPKIHGVFTGNRFKRTFHWEGDLNATIEQIYMKYIGFKGIYDIQLSNFPMLKEKWHGQFPFENLEYLRKLMVDQCAFFSIAISSNLLKRLSWLNKLAVERCDSMEELFELEWLNADEGDVGLLESLEELRLIDLPRLVHVWNKDPQGILSFRNLTLLKVENCSSLTNIFTLSMASGLIKLKHLELKRCNLVEHIITKEAEEEIAKDNTIFPSMESMSLECLPNLLSFYSASDVLKCPSLKRIEIVGCPNMELLASKFCKEHDLSMIAEGNGERIAASSGGKVFIPSLEELGVECNTIKDLCSQTSQADFLCGLKGIELTCISSDSTLLPSQFFESLPILEKFVLSDASFEDIIFCEEIIGEEIHPQSLVKLKELSLSKLPRLKHLRDAKLLSVFQSLETLNVMECGRLQVLVASSVSFQNLTTLQVSNCQGLVNLLSSSTARSLERLEKMKIEECELIQEVIVAEVDKEEEENEICFNQLKCLELRRLPSLSSFCSGNLTFNFPSLEEVILVKCPNMKIFAQEVSTPQLWRVQTGEQRKYDKKWKNNIWCWGWEYTIQVICDWEWEGSLNNTIEALFKEKKAEETGIGQCSYG, from the exons atgGTTCTTGATATCTTTATCTCCATCTTCACTGAGGTCATTAAAGAACCCATCATGGAATTTGTTGTCGTCCCAATCAAACGACATATCAGCTACCCTTTCACCTACAAGAGCAAGGTTGAGAAGCTCCATCATGAGGCTGGAAAATTGAAGAACAGAACAGTCAAGTTGCAGCAAGCTGTTGAGGAGGCTACAAGGAAAGGGGAAGAGATCTATGAAAGTGTTAACAAGTGGCTGATCGATGCAGGCAAAGCTATTGAAGAAGCTGAGGAATGTATCCAAGGCGAAGAACAAGCGAAAAAGAGGTGTTTCGTTGGATTATGTCCTGATTTGAAGACACGCTACCAGCTTAGCAAGAAAGCAGAGAAGAAAGCTCTGGCAATTCATGAGCTGGCGAATGAAGGCGACCTTGATTCAATTTCCTTCCGTCCCCCTCTACAGCAGATAGTTGCCCCGTCAGTATATGCTCGTGAGGGCTTGAATTCAAGAGAGTTGTTCTTGGAGAAAGTTATGGATGCACTATTAGATCCAGATCTTAATATGATCGGGGTGTATGGACTTGGAGGTGTGGGTAAGACCACCCTAGCAAAACAGGTCCATAGAAAAGCTATAGAAGAGAACCTGTTCGACGTCGTGGCTATGGTTGCTGTAAATCAAACACCAGAACTCCGAAGAATTCAATCGGAGATCGCTGATATCCTGGGCTTGAAATTTGATGTGGAGGAAATACCTGGAAGAGCTAATCGGCTATATGAGAGGTTGAAGAAAGAGttggagaaagagaagaaggtaTTTATAATTCTTGATGATATTTGGAAAAAACTTGATTTAAATGCAGTAGGAATTCCCTTTGGAGATGTTTTCAAAGGATGCAAAATACTTCTCACCTCAAGGAGCCAAGATGTGTTATCTCGCGAGATGGGCACACAGAAAGAATTCAAGCTCGACGTTCTACAGGACGAAGAGGCCCGGAGTTTGTTTGAAATAACTGTAGCAGGTGCTAAAGATTCAGAATTGCCCCCTATCGCCGCAGAAATTGCTAAAAAATGTGCAGGATTGCCTCTTCTACTGCTCACAGTGGCGACGGACTTGAGAAATAGAGAGTTATACGCGTGGAGTGATAAACTCAATCAGCTATCCGAGTTTGACAACGAAGAAATATATTCAAAAGTGCACGCGATTCTGGAGTCAAGCTACAATAATTTGTGTAGCAATGAAGTCAAGTCGTTTTTCTTGCTTTGTGGTCTGTTAGGACAATCTAATATTGAAATCCAGTCCTTGCTGAAATACATTGTGGGTCTTAGTTTATTCAAGAACATTTCCACTGTCCAGGGAGCAAGAAACAAAGTATATAGTTTGATTGATACCCTTAAAGCGCAGAGCTTATTGCTAGATGGCGACATGTATGGATTCGTTAAAATTCATGATGTTGTTCGAGATACTGCTCTCAACATTGCATCTAGAGAGCAACATGCGTTTATAGTTACAAGTGGCATGGAATTGGTGAAATTCCCAAATAAGGATTGCACCAGAATTTCTCTGCCGTATTGTGATATTGAAAATCTCCCCGAAGGATGGGAGTGCCCAAAAGCAGAGGCATTATTCCTTTTCACAGAAGTTTTTTGTTTGGGAATTCCACATCAGTTTTTCAAGGGCATTAGAAACCTGGAAGTAGTGGATTTTACTGGGATCCATTTTGTGTCCCTCCCTTCATCGCTAGCTTTCCTATCCAACCTTCATACCCTTTGCTTGCATCGATGCCAACTGGACGACTTAGCTATCATTGGAGACTTGAAGCAACTACGAGTTCTTAGTTTTGCAAACTCTTACGTTGTTGAGTTACCCAGACAAATAGAGCAACTGGCTCGACTAAAAGTCTTAGATGTGAGCAATTGTTCCAAACTCAAAATGATTCCAGCAAATGCCTTATCAAAGCTGTCGGAGCTCGAAGAACTGTACATGAGTAACAGCTTTGTTGAGTGGGAGGCCGATGGGAACAATGCAAGCCTTGCGGAGTTGGAAAAGTTGTCTCAGTTGACTACCTCGGAAATGCACATACTGGATGACAAGATATTACCAAAACACTTGTTCTCCAATGGCCGCTTGCAGACCTTTAGAATACTAATAGGGGATAACTGGGACTGGGATGACAACTATAAAACCTCCAGAGCGCTGAAACTTAAGCTCAAGGCAAGCATTCATTCAGGATACGGGATTAAAGTGCTATTGAGGGAGACGGAAGATTTATGCTTagatgaagtgagggaggctgaGAACTTGTTGTATGATATTGACGGGGACGGCTTTCCAAAATTGAAGCATCTCCGAGTTCAAAATAATCATGCCATTCAACATATCATCAATTCGATGAAGTGGGCTGTATGTGATGCCTTTCCAATTCTAAAGTCCTTGATTTTGGAAAATTTGATGAAGTTGGAAAAGATCTATCATGGTCGACTCGCAGCAGgatcttttaataaattagaaattttgCAAGTAAAAAATTGTCAGAGATTGACGCATCTCTTCTCATTATCTGCTGTCAAGTGTCTTTTGCAACTACAGGAAATGAAAGTGGAAGATTGTCCTCAGATGAAAGCTATTGTTATTGATGAAAGTGAAAGCAGTAATGAAGTGTTTGAGTTCAATGGCTTGCGCTCCTTAAATTTGCGAAATCTTCCAAATCTTAGAACTTTTCACAGCCCATTGAAAATTGAAGAATTTCTATCAGAACGGGATGATACTACTCATTTATCATTTTTTAGCAGAACG CTCAAAACACTTGATATGAGTGATTGTAGTTCCATGGAAGAGATAATACTACCAGAGGAATTTGTAGAAGAGAAAGATGAGAGGATGAATCAAATACTCTTCCCTAAATTGGATAAGCTGACACTTTGGGATCTTCCAAAGTTGATTAGATTCTGCACTGGATATCAAATTGAATTTCAATCTCTTAGAGAATTGAACATAAGCAAGTGCTATGCATTGATGTGCTTGGTCCCCAGTGTCCCTCATACTGGCAGGATGGAAAAACAAAATGACACAGAGATGAATcagaatcaaaatcaaaatcagaATGCTGAAATTCAATCTCTCTTCAATAGAATG GTTAGTTTCCCTAACTTGGAGAGATTGAGTCTCTTCAGGATAAATAAGTTGAAAAGGATATGGCACAGTCCACTTGCGGCAAATTCCTTCTTTAAACTGAAATCATTGTATGTTTATGATTGTCATAAATTGATGGTTATTTTTCCATCAAATGTCTTAGAAAGATTCCGAAGAATGGAGGAGTTGGATGTGACCAATTGTGTATCATTGCAAGAGATATATCAACTTGAAGAATTCAATGTGGATGAAGCATTTGAGTTGAGAAGATTAAATATACATGGATTGAGATCGTTGAAGCATGTATGGAGGAAGGATCCACAAGgagtttttaattttcaaaatttgaaatcagTTGAAGTTTTACATTGCTATGTTCTAAACTATCTGTTTCCAGCCTCCATTGCCGAGGGCCTTTTGCAGCTTGAAGAGCTTACAATAACTTGGAGTGGGGTTGTGGAGATTATTGCAAAGGCTAAAGATGTGGAACAAGCATCTTGTTATTGTTTTAAATTTCCTCAACTAACCTCCCTTCAGCTTATATATTTATCAGAATTAAGGAGTTGGTATTCAGGGACACACATTTTTGAATGTCAGAAATTGACAAGTTTGGATGTTCGTAATTGttacaaaataacaaaattcagTTCCCAAGAAATACAAGAAGAGAGCATACAACCCCTACTTTTTTTGGAAAAG ATGAGTCCCAACTTGGAGGAATTGACTTTAGAGCACAAGGACTTGATTGCGATACAGCAAGGACAATTCTTTTCTAAACTCAAAATGCTTACTTTCACCAACTTACAGAACAAATCACGCCCTTTCATAATTGGTTTCCTTGAAAGATTATATTCTGTGGAAACAATTTTGGTAGAAGGTCATAATACTTCAAAAGAGTTGTTCTCATATGAAGGACTTGCCGGAGAAGATGAAGAACATCCCAGGACACTTGCACGAGTGAAAAATTTGAAGCTACAGAGCGTTTATAATTTAAAGCATATATGGGACCCAGACTCCGCACTGAAACCACTTCTTCAGTATCTCGAGACTTTGACTGTATTTGATTGTGATAGTTTGATCAACATAGCACCATCCTCATCATCTTTCCAAAATCTAGCAACTCTTGAAGTGAGTTACTGTGCAGGATTGACAAACTTGATAACAGCGTCCACAGCCAAGTCCATGGTGCAACTCACCAAAATGACAGTACGAAGGTGCAAAATGATGACAGAAATAGTGACCAGCGATGGAGATGATCATACAGAGGATGAGATTATTAATTTTGACAAACTGAAATGTTTGGAACTTGATTATCTGCCTGGTCTCATCAGCTTTTGCTCCGGCAATAATGCCTTCAATTTTCCAGCTTTAGAAAATGTTACCGTCAATGAATGCTCCAGGATGAAGATTTTCGCTTTCGGAGATCTAAATACACCAAAACTACGAGGAATACTCCTGGGAGATCAACAGCGTTGGGAGGGAAACCTTAATGCAACACTAGCAGAAATG ACATTTTGCAAATATTTTAAAGCATCTGAATTTCCTGAGCTCTGGCATGATGGGATGCAAGGGAGACTCTTACGCAATGTAGAAAGGCTTGAGGTGGATAAATGTGCAATGTATAACAAAGCTATACCATCCAATGTACTGGTGTTTTTAAACAAGTTGGAAGAGCTTGAGGTGAAAGACTGTGATTCAGCAGATGAAGTATTTGATTTGGAAGGGGTATCTGCTGATGATGGGTTACTTCCACGACTAAAGAAATTGCAATTAACAAGTCTTCCAATGTTGAGACATTTATGGATCAAAGATCCCATAGGAATTTTTGAGTTCAAGAACCTAAAGTGGCTTCATGTTGGAAACTGTAGCAGCTTGAGGTACATTTTTACCTGGTCTATGGCATTGTGCCTCTTGCAACTGGAAAAGATAGAAATATACAATTGTAAGATGATTGAAGTAATCATAGAAATGGAGGAAGCAGCTGATAAGATGATATTATTGCCTTCATTGAAATCTGTAGTCCTTAAATATTTGCCTAGATTTGTCAAATTGTGTTCAGGATGGAGTAATGTGGAATGTCCATTGTTGGAAGAGATGAGCATACATGAATGTCCAAGTTTAAAGAATATCTTTGCCACACAGACACCGGTAAACACAATTGATGAGTTTCATACATCTTTTCTTCGTAAG ATGTTTCCAAATTTGAAAAAGTTTTCGTTGGACAAGAAGTCTACCATAACCATACTTGGATTTCAATTTCCAACAGGCTTCTTTTCCAAAGTAAAAGTTCTTGAATTGAGTTTCTTTCTAAACAAATATCATGTTCCTCTGTTTAGTTTACTTCCAATATTCTCCAATCTCGAAAGACTTGAAGTTCTTGATTCTTCTCTCGACAAACTACTTCCATTTGAAGGACTGGGTGGTGACCAAGAAGATATCACTACAATCCCACAGATAAGAGATTTAAAGCTCTACAATGTTCATGATCTGAAGCATATATGGAACCCAGATGGCCAACTGCATGAACCGTTATTTCAGTCCCTTGAGACTTTTGAGATAGAGTTTTGTGGAAATTTGATTGTTTTAGCACCCTCCTCTGTGTCTTTGGGAAATCTGAAAACTCTCAAAGTATATGGATGCAACACATTGGCAAATATTTTTACATCAGCAGCAGCCAAAAGTATGGTACAACTTAAGACATTGATTGTAAGATCTTGCAATATGTTGACCGCAATAATAGGAGGTGTTCAAGAGGATGGATCAACTGATGAGATTGTTTTCAGTAAGATGAAAACATTAGAACTTGAAGATTTACAGAACCTCAAATGCTTCTGCTTGGGCAGTTACACTTTCAAATTCCCATCTTTAGAACAAGTGGATGTTTTCAGATGCCCCAAGTTGAGGATTTTCACTGTCCACCAGCTGAGCGCACCAAAGATACATGGTGTATTCACAGGCAACAGATTCAAAAGAACATTTCATTGGGAAGGCGATCTCAATGCGACCATTGAACAGATTTACATGAAATAT ATTGGATTTAAAGGGATATATGATATTCAACTCTCCAACTTTCCCATGCTGAAAGAAAAATGGCATGGCCAATTTCCATTCGAGAACTTGGAGTACTTGAGAAAATTGATGGTGGACCAGTGTGCATTTTTCTCAATTGCCATATCATCAAATCTACTAAAGCGCTTGTCCTGGTTAAATAAGCTGGCTGTAGAAAGATGTGACTCTATGGAAGAGCTGTTTGAATTAGAATGGCTAAATGCTGATGAAGGTGATGTTGGGTTATTGGAGTCTCTAGAAGAATTGAGGTTAATTGATTTGCCTAGATTGGTGCATGTGTGGAACAAGGATCCTCAAGGAATTTTGAGCTTTAGAAACCTAACATTGTTGAAAGTTGAGAATTGTAGCAGCTTGACTAATATATTTACTCTGTCCATGGCTTCGGGTCTTATAAAGCTCAAACATTTGGAATTGAAAAGATGTAATTTGGTGGAACATATCATcacaaaagaagcagaagaggaaATAGCAAAGGATAATACCATATTTCCATCAATGGAGTCCATGAGTCTAGAGTGTTTGCCTAACTTGTTAAGTTTTTATTCTGCAAGCGATGTTCTGAAATGCCCATCCTTGAAAAGAATTGAGATAGTTGGCTGTCCAAACATGGAGCTATTGGCTTCTAAATTTTGCAAAGAACATGATCTAAGCATGATTGCTGAGGGAAATGGAGAAAGAATTGCAGCCTCTTCTGGCGGGAAG GTTTTCATCCCAAGTTTAGAAGAATTAGGAGTGGAATGTAACACCATAAAGGATCTGTGTTCTCAAACATCTCAAGCTGATTTCTTGTGTGGACTGAAAGGCATTGAGTTGACATGTATTTCTAGTGACTCTACGCTTTTGCCATCTCAGTTCTTTGAAAGTTTACCCATTTTGGAAAAGTTTGTTCTGAGTGATGCTTCTTTTGAAGATATCATTTTCTGTGAAGAGATTATTGGCGAGGAAATACATCCTCAATCACTTGTGAAATTGAAAGAACTAAGTTTGTCTAAACTGCCAAGGCTCAAGCATCTCAGGGACGCCAAACTACTCTCAGTTTTCCAATCTCTGGAGACATTAAATGTAATGGAATGTGGTAGATTGCAAGTGTTAGTGGCATCCTCTGTTTCTTTCCAAAATCTAACAACACTGCAGGTATCAAATTGCCAAGGTCTAGTAAATTTGTTGTCTTCTTCAACAgcgagaagtcttgaacgacTTGAAAAAATGAAGATAGAGGAATGTGAACTGATACAAGAAGTTATAGTGGCTGAAGtagataaagaagaagaagagaatgagATTTGCTTCAACCAACTGAAATGTTTGGAACTTCGACGTCTACCAAGTCTCTCTAGCTTCTGCTCTGGGAATTTGACCTTTAATTTCCCATCTTTGGAAGAAGTAATCCTTGTAAAATGCCCCAATATGAAGATTTTTGCTCAAGAAGTAAGCACGCCGCAGCTGTGGAGAGTTCAAACAGGAGAACAACgtaaatatgataaaaaatgGAAAAACAATATATGGTGTTGGGGTTGGGAGTACACCATTCAAGTTATATGTGATTGGGAGTGGGAAGGCAGCCTTAACAACACCATTGAAGCACTATTTAAGGAAAAG AAAGCTGAAGAGACGGGGATAGGCCAGTGTTCATATGGGTGA